The following nucleotide sequence is from Nitrosopumilus adriaticus.
ATTTCAACTTTATCGTTTCCCCAAAGTCTCAAAATGATTTGATGGGTGTTTCATTAGTAATGTCTACTACTCATGATTTTCTAAATGTTGAACTTGAAAACCATTCTCCTAAAACATTTCAACTAGATTCTGATGGACCACGTCCAATTCATACTTCTATTATTGCCTCAGAGGATGCAGTTCCTGGAACTTACAAAATTCTCCTTGGTGCACAATCTACTGATGTGGCAGTCAGCAAATTTGTTACAGTGAAAATAGAGTGATACCAAATCTAGATTCAGAAATTGGTATTTCTGTTTACAGCACAACTTTTCCTGGAATCGGTGGAAAAATCAGAGTAGTTCCTGAAGATTTTATCGTCACAGAAATAATTTCAGATAAAACAAAAAACTCTGTAAGTGATCAAGAAGGATATGCTGTATACAAACTAAAAAAGAAAAAAATCGATACCAATCATGCATTATCTGGCATTTTTAAAAAAAAGGCATTCGATTAAAATCCCTTGGACTAAAGGATTCATCTGCAATCACTGAACAATTTGTTTGCTCTGGAAATAAAGGAAAAGCGATAGAAAATTTCTCAACCGAAAAATACTCGTTGGAAAATATTGGCTATGTAAAAAAACCCTTGTCGAAAAAAGACATGATTGGCAATCATTTTAAAATTCAAATTTCTGACTGCTCTGATGGTTTGTCAGAATTTATAGAATATGACCATGTCTTGAATTTTTATGGTTATCAGCGCTTTGGCTCAAAAAGACCTGTTACCCATCTAATTGGTAAGGCTATTTTACAGCGAGATTTCAAAAAAGCAGTAGATCTTATCTTATCTTTTACTTCTACGTATGATTCAAAAGAAAATATTGAAATTCGTGAAAAACTATCTGATAAGGAAAATTATGAAAAATATTTTGATCAAGTTCCAATCCAAATGGATATTGAGCGAATTGTTCTAAAGGAAATGATTGAACATGACGAACACATTCGTGCCATTCGGGCTATTCCTTTATCATTAAGACGATTTTATATTCAGGCATACCAATCTTTTATTTTTAATCAGTCTCTAAGTTTATCTTTTGAGGATGGTGAAAATCTTTTTGAGGCTCAATCAAGTGATGTTTGCTTTGATTACAATGGCATCATTGGAAAATATGTAAAAGGTTTGGATCAAAGATTGGCACTACCTTTTGTTGGGTATTCATATTACAAAAAAACAAGATTTGATTATCAAATATCAAAAATCCTAAAGCAAGAAGAGATTACACCAAAAGATTTTTTCATCAAGGAGATGCAAGAGGTGAGCAGTGAAGGTGGATTCAGGCAAGCTGCAATTCATTGTTTTAATTATACATCAAAACAAAATACTGTAGAGTTTTCATTATCTAGAGGTATGTTTGCAACAATTTTGTTAAGGGAGATCATGAAACCTGAAGATCCAATGTTGGCAGGTTTCTGAGATCATTTTTAGAAAGATATTTGCTTAGATGTCTTTAAGTTGGTGTTTTTTTAACAAAATTTGATCTAGATGGAAAAAGCATACATGCTAATTAGTTGTGAAATAGGGGAAGAGCAATCCCTTTCTACTCAATTAAAAAAAATACC
It contains:
- the truD gene encoding tRNA pseudouridine(13) synthase TruD, which gives rise to MIPNLDSEIGISVYSTTFPGIGGKIRVVPEDFIVTEIISDKTKNSVSDQEGYAVYKLKKKKIDTNHALSGIFKKKAFD
- the truD gene encoding tRNA pseudouridine(13) synthase TruD, with amino-acid sequence MTEQFVCSGNKGKAIENFSTEKYSLENIGYVKKPLSKKDMIGNHFKIQISDCSDGLSEFIEYDHVLNFYGYQRFGSKRPVTHLIGKAILQRDFKKAVDLILSFTSTYDSKENIEIREKLSDKENYEKYFDQVPIQMDIERIVLKEMIEHDEHIRAIRAIPLSLRRFYIQAYQSFIFNQSLSLSFEDGENLFEAQSSDVCFDYNGIIGKYVKGLDQRLALPFVGYSYYKKTRFDYQISKILKQEEITPKDFFIKEMQEVSSEGGFRQAAIHCFNYTSKQNTVEFSLSRGMFATILLREIMKPEDPMLAGF